In Zingiber officinale cultivar Zhangliang chromosome 11B, Zo_v1.1, whole genome shotgun sequence, a single window of DNA contains:
- the LOC122034824 gene encoding uncharacterized protein LOC122034824 — MGNCQAADTAAVVIQHRDGRLEKAYWSLLATQVMADNPGHYVASILTCTSRPSSPASHHHRGKPVEYLKLLRPDETLVVGHVYRLVSFEEVLREFASKRHVRLSRLLDKQEEKASSSTVNDDDRHREMADSETVTVPAKREEHKAEAEVDKQMEEVAQGMKFCCNTPSGGATRQGQWKPALESIAEVGEQARK; from the exons ATGGGGAATTGCCAGGCGGCAGATACGGCCGCAGTGGTGATCCAACACCGCGACGGCAGACTAGAGAAGGCCTACTGGTCTCTCCTCGCCACCCAAGTCATGGCCGACAACCCCGGCCACTACGTCGCTTCCATCCTCACCTGCACCTCCCGCCCTTCTTCTCCCGCATCCCACCATCACCGAGGGAAGCCAGTGGAGTACCTTAAGCTGCTCCGCCCTGACGAAACCCTCGTCGTCGGCCACGTCTACCGCCTTGTCAGCTTCGAAG AGGTGTTGAGGGAGTTCGCATCGAAGAGACACGTCAGGCTCAGCCGGCTGCTCGACAAACAGGAAGAGAAAGCCAGCTCCAGTACCGTGAATGACGACGACAGACACAGAGAAATGGCGGACTCGGAAACTGTCACTGTCCCTGCG AAACGGGAAGAGCATAAAGCGGAGGCAGAAGTGGACAAGCAAATGGAGGAAGTGGCTCAAGGCATGAAGTTTTGCTGCAACACGCCGAGTGGTGGTGCCACACGCCAGGGGCAGTGGAAGCCAGCTCTGGAGAGCATTGCAGAGGTCGGAGAACAAGCACGAAAATAA
- the LOC122035002 gene encoding uncharacterized protein LOC122035002 — protein sequence MNRLVRQLSPSLPFARSPSGPQASAGTFLFQTGGGLCGWFGARGIRVQVRNGNLEQALAVMERKMRESGMERLIKRQVGHHLKNSEKRVLARKNLELRIRSQDLGRKLRTILIKKIRGH from the exons ATGAATCGCCTGGTACGTCAGCTGTCCCCATCCCTACCGTTCGCACGGTCGCCGTCGGGTCCGCAGGCGTCGGCTGGAACGTTCCTCTTCCAGACGGGCGGAGGCCTCTGTGGATGGTTTGGCGCACGGGGTATCCGGGTACAGGTGCGGAATGGAAACCTGGAGCAGGCGCTGGCGGTCATGGAGCGGAAGATGCGGGAGAGCGGGATGGAGCGTCTCATCAAGCGCCAGGTCGGTCATCACCTCAAGAACTCTGAGAAGCGCGTCCTCGCCCGGAAGAACCTCGAGCTACGTATCCGCTCCCAGGATCTCGGCCGCAAGCTCCGCACTATTCTCATTAAAAAGATTAG AGGTCATTGA